The DNA sequence GACTCCAGCCGGGTGTCCAGCCGGATGTCCATCCCCCGCTTGAGCAACACCTCGACCGTGTACGCGCCCATGTCCCGGTCGACCTCGGGCAGCACCCGCTGGGTCGCCTCGACCAGCACCCACCGCATGTCCTCGGCCTTCAGCTCCGGGTAGTACTTCAGCGCGTCCCGGGCCATGTCCTCCATCTCGGCCAGCGCCTCGATGCCGGCGTAGCCGCCGCCGACGAAGACGAACGTCAACGCGCTCCGACGGGTCTCCGGGTCGGCGGTGGCCGCCGCCACATCCAGCCGGTCGAGCACGTGGTTACGCAGGTAGATGGCCTCACCGATGGTCTTGAACCCGATGCCGTGCTCGCGCAGGCCGGGAATCGGCAGGGTGCGGGAGACCGCGCCGGGGGCGACGACGATGTGGTCGTACCCGATCTCGCGGGCCGGGCCGATGATCGGCTGCACGGTCGCGGTCTTGCGGGCGTGTTCGACCCGGGTGACGGTTCCGGCGACGATCTGGCACCGACGAAGTTCGCGGCGCAGCGGCACGACGGAGTGCCGCGGGGAGATGTTGCCGGCTGCCGCCTCGGGCAGGAACGGCTGATAGGTCATGTGGGGCTGCGGGTCGACGACGACGACTTCCGCCTCGCGCGACCCGAGCTTCTTCGACAGGCGCAGAGCCGCGTAGAGCCCGACGTGACCGGCGCCCACCACCAGAATCCGCTGCGGTTTCACGCCTCCATCTTTCTCCTGCCGGCCGCCGGTTATGCCTCCGATACCGGCCTTTGTGACCGAGGACAACGGTGTGATGTCGCTCCGTGTCGGCGGTCACGTCCGCCCGGACCGCCGGTTTCCCTCGGACGGGACGCCGTCAGCGGCGCAGCAGGCGGGCGAGCAGCGCCGCGACACCGACCGCGACGGCGAACCCGGCCAGCGCGGCGGCGAGGAAGGTACGGTCACCGCCCCACTGCGCGGCGGCCAGCAGCAGGATGCCGAGCACGGCCGAGGCCAGCACCACCACCCCGGCGCGCACCGACCAGCCGGTGAACACCTCGGGGGCGACGACCGCGTCGTACGGCAGGACCGCGGCGAGGGCGCACAGGGTGTGGTGCAGGTAGAGGAAGGTGGCCAGGCCGAGCAGCCGCCACAGTGCCACGGGTTCGCCGTACCGGGTGGTGGACAGCACCCAGCCGCCGACGGTGACGACCGCGAAGACGGTCGCCCACCGGCCCCGGGGGCGACCACCGGCAGGACGGCGGCGACGAACAGGGCGAAGGCGAAGCGGCTGAGGAAGATCTGCGCCGGGTACGCCAGCACCAGCGCCACGATCCCGGTGAGCAGGATACCGCCACGGACCCCGAGCGGCGGCAGCGTCGCCCGGGTCACCACGGTGCGGACCGACCGGATCCGCTCGACGACCGACGAGATCACCGGTGCACCGGCCGGGGTGCGGAGGCCAGCCGGGCCACGTCGCGCAGCACCAGGTCGAGGCTGCCGGCGCCGGCCCAGGCGACGACCGGGACGCCGTGCTCACGTAGCTGGCCGATGGTGTTGTCGCGGTCGAGACGCCACAGCCGGTGCGCGATGTCGCTCCACTGCCCCCGGCCGGGCGGGGCCGCCGTGTCCGGCAGCGTGTCGACGGCGACCACGAACCGGCCGGACCGGGCCAGGCGGGCGAGCATCTCCGCCGAGCGCGGGTCGACGAGCGGGGTGAGCACCACCACGAGCGCGTCCGACGACAGCACGTGCGGACCGAAAACCTGGTCGTACGGCTCGTACGGGCTCGCTTCGGCGCGTACGTCGAGCAGCCATTCGAGGACCGTCAGGTATTGCCGGCGGCCGGTGGCCGGACGCAACCGTCGGGCGGCCGGCCCGTACTCCAGCATCGACACCCGGTCGCCGCGGTGCAGGTAGTGCTCGGCGACCGCGGCGGCGGCCCGCACGGTGGTGTCGAGCACCGACGGGCTGCCCTTGACCCCGCCCGACCTGCCGGCCTCGGCGAGTACGTCGAGCAGGAGCACGACCTCGGCGTCGCGGTCGGACAGCGTCGACGCCACGTGCAGTTGCCGGGTCCGCAGCGACACCCGCCAGTCGATCCGCCGCAGCCGGTCGCCCGGCCCGAAGATCCGTACGCCGGCCAGCTCGCCGCCCTCACCCGGCCGCCGGGACCGGTGCCCGCCGACCAGTCCGGCGGCCCGCGGCATCGCCTCGTCGGCGTCGA is a window from the Polymorphospora rubra genome containing:
- a CDS encoding NAD(P)/FAD-dependent oxidoreductase encodes the protein MKPQRILVVGAGHVGLYAALRLSKKLGSREAEVVVVDPQPHMTYQPFLPEAAAGNISPRHSVVPLRRELRRCQIVAGTVTRVEHARKTATVQPIIGPAREIGYDHIVVAPGAVSRTLPIPGLREHGIGFKTIGEAIYLRNHVLDRLDVAAATADPETRRSALTFVFVGGGYAGIEALAEMEDMARDALKYYPELKAEDMRWVLVEATQRVLPEVDRDMGAYTVEVLLKRGMDIRLDTRLESCVDGLVKLSDGDAFRADTIVWTAGVKPSPMLDNTDLPRDERRRVTCLPTLQVVDGDKIVEGAWSAGDCAAVPDLTGPPGAFCSPSAQHAVRQASRLADNIRAVIRGQEPVEYKHKHAGSVASLGLHKGVAQVYGIKLKGLPAWFMHRTYHMSRIPSLNRKVRVVVDWTLAFVLRREVVALGQLHDPREEFLEATPRLDADSRA
- a CDS encoding DUF58 domain-containing protein; amino-acid sequence: MLRPAVPGAQAVPEYDHTDQPDWTPTRALGRAVLLVGLLLVAGVLLGRVDLVVLATPFALGTAWALRRRPAGPPRLRIDAGDGHLVEGGPVSGTVTVGNHAAAGYDLAVVRTRTSPWLRLERGDRPHAIAVPAGGEVDVELRGEALRWGRQPLGPAGVQVAAGDGLVVSRPVIAEPRGVPVYPVTDPFDADEAMPRAAGLVGGHRSRRPGEGGELAGVRIFGPGDRLRRIDWRVSLRTRQLHVASTLSDRDAEVVLLLDVLAEAGRSGGVKGSPSVLDTTVRAAAAVAEHYLHRGDRVSMLEYGPAARRLRPATGRRQYLTVLEWLLDVRAEASPYEPYDQVFGPHVLSSDALVVVLTPLVDPRSAEMLARLARSGRFVVAVDTLPDTAAPPGRGQWSDIAHRLWRLDRDNTIGQLREHGVPVVAWAGAGSLDLVLRDVARLASAPRPVHR